One Chitinivorax tropicus DNA window includes the following coding sequences:
- a CDS encoding substrate-binding periplasmic protein: protein MLSHRLIGLCLSLLVHVNAAAESFDVVRVANGEWPPILSQHLPGHGPATKIITEAYTEMGVKVEYGFFPWRRSYELAKTGKWDVTPFWTRTPEREKDFLISDNVFSLPSVFLHRLGNDFQWQQISDLAPYKIGITRGYTYGAEMDQAIRSGKLHVVESDNDERNIRMLGKGIIDIFPIALPVGQTLMQTELNSEERALLTIHPKPYKVEHYALMFGRQNAKSPMLLKQFNEGLRKLSASGRLGELQQEINGKTKVHP, encoded by the coding sequence GCGGCTGAATCGTTTGATGTCGTTCGTGTCGCCAATGGCGAGTGGCCCCCTATTTTGTCGCAGCACCTACCTGGCCATGGCCCGGCTACCAAAATCATCACCGAAGCCTACACCGAGATGGGTGTCAAGGTTGAGTATGGATTCTTTCCATGGCGCCGCTCTTACGAGCTGGCTAAAACAGGGAAATGGGATGTCACTCCATTCTGGACGCGCACACCTGAGCGGGAAAAAGACTTTCTGATCTCAGACAACGTATTTTCTCTGCCGAGTGTCTTCCTGCATCGATTGGGGAACGACTTCCAATGGCAGCAGATCAGTGATCTGGCGCCTTACAAGATTGGCATCACGCGGGGTTATACCTATGGGGCTGAAATGGATCAGGCCATCCGTAGCGGCAAGCTGCATGTCGTGGAAAGCGATAATGACGAGCGGAATATCCGTATGCTCGGCAAAGGTATCATCGACATCTTCCCTATTGCCCTGCCTGTCGGACAGACACTGATGCAAACCGAGCTGAACAGCGAAGAGCGTGCCCTGCTGACGATCCACCCCAAGCCATACAAAGTTGAGCACTATGCACTGATGTTTGGGCGTCAAAATGCTAAGAGTCCTATGCTCCTGAAGCAATTCAACGAAGGGCTGCGGAAACTCAGCGCATCCGGCAGGTTGGGCGAATTGCAACAAGAAATCAACGGGAAGACCAAGGTACATCCCTGA